The Clavelina lepadiformis chromosome 1, kaClaLepa1.1, whole genome shotgun sequence genome segment taaacaaaaatgttgaaaaaggAAATGTTCACTTTAGCTCATCCGTTTCTCTCTTTCTAATATGAGAAAGAGCATAAAGTCTCTTTTTTAAGGATTACAcataatttattaacaaaaaaactcGGCCTACAGGCTTTGTGTACAACCTACCAGACTGTAGAGAACACCTGGTGCAACCAGCGAACCCAGGTGATAGCCGTCCCAGTCACCCCAACTTTAGTCACCCTATACCCTCGAGATTGCGACAAAAAGTGCCATTCTTTCCAGTCCGGCCCCCAGGCTTCGCATTTCGCCTAGCCCTCATTGCAGTCTGAAAAATGCACCAGGTGCATCATTTTGCACTGCGAGTTCAGTCGTTCTGCACAAGACAATGTCTGAACCTGGCCCGGAATGATGAGTACGCAATAGTGACTGACTAATTTAGTCATGCAATGATTTTCTCAGTCTGAAGATAAATATTTCACTACCATGCTTATATTGTAATGACATAATTATCCAACAAAATCTGTTTATTACATTGTTTTGTTGCTTGATTGCTAGTGAAGCCGGCTTTTTGCAATACGTGATATTCTTATCTAGACCTGAAGTTGTGTAGATTAAAAGAAATGGATGTTAAGTCTTCAAAACCACCTGTTGCTACGGGCTTGCCTATGTCCAGGGTGAAAATTATTATGAAAAGTTCTCCGGATGTTGACCACATCAGTCCAGATGCATTGTTTGCCATGACCAAGGCCACGGTAATTTTTAGTTGATCTAGTAAAGTCTGGTTTTCCAATGAACACATCCACGTCAgacttttttaaagtttttgcatgCTTAATTCAGTGATTGAATTCAAAGTTATAGCAATGAATTTAGTATATGCAACTTTAATATTCGGTAATTATTATCACTTATTCCTCATTTAAGTTGTCATATACCAGTAATCCGGTGTACTTATAGTTtgcaaccagatgacgtcacaatttgagtagctggggtctagtatacgaaggcatcctgtggttgtgcacttctgtaCAAGTTTGAgaattttagttgtttttgtgGCTAAAATGtacgttttattgttttattctctgtattatttatcaattGACTTACATTATGCAAATACATTTTTAGGAATTATTTGTTGCTCATTTGTCAAATGAAACCTTCAaaaacaa includes the following:
- the LOC143461919 gene encoding chromatin accessibility complex protein 1-like, yielding MDVKSSKPPVATGLPMSRVKIIMKSSPDVDHISPDALFAMTKATELFVAHLSNETFKNNDKKGIEYCELANVVNNDDIFGFLQEVIPHKITVREYWKLIGKVDEDDDSEKSSSESE